The Streptomyces achromogenes genome window below encodes:
- a CDS encoding YhjD/YihY/BrkB family envelope integrity protein — MQPASQSPEQPGSPAGRLHRARALYRNVSKRRTAWLLLKDTVNSCIEYRILGLAAEAAFFTLLSVPPLLLSLIGLLGYVDDWTGTDTITSLEANLLDASRTVLSDKGVRQIAQPILDDVMTGGRPDVISIGFLFALWSGSRAVNVFIDTITVMYGLDGVRGIVKTRLVAFLLFVGALLIGSVALPLMVAGPDAVVRIVPWSTTVVQVLYWPVVIVLSIAFLTTLYHVSVPVRSPWIEDVPGALVALAMWVLGSFLLRIYLTSTIEGATIYGSLAAAVAVLLWIGVSAFAVLVGAAVNAAIDRVWPAAATAAARAANERLRQEEAAEYVARMAAARSPEDDDPDDPDMPSEFPERWSRFLPPEDVTGRFRPHVKSAAKGNGVNGVNGASRGNDGDDGDCASGGSSVNTGNSADAGDSVSRKDSGNRGDSGNAGDSGVSGIGGFSGDDENSGARGTGGSGEEQPPRR; from the coding sequence GTGCAGCCAGCAAGTCAGTCACCCGAGCAACCCGGGAGCCCCGCAGGGCGTCTCCACCGGGCGCGTGCCCTTTACCGGAACGTCTCCAAGCGGCGGACCGCCTGGCTGCTGTTGAAGGACACCGTCAACTCCTGCATCGAGTACCGCATCCTCGGTCTCGCCGCGGAAGCCGCTTTCTTCACGTTGCTCTCGGTCCCTCCGCTGCTCCTCAGCCTCATCGGTCTGCTCGGCTACGTCGACGACTGGACCGGCACCGACACCATCACCAGCCTGGAGGCCAACCTCCTCGACGCGTCCCGCACGGTCCTGTCCGACAAGGGCGTCCGGCAGATCGCGCAGCCGATCCTCGACGACGTGATGACGGGCGGCCGCCCCGACGTCATCTCCATAGGCTTCCTGTTCGCCCTGTGGTCCGGCTCGCGGGCGGTGAACGTCTTCATCGACACCATCACCGTCATGTACGGCCTCGACGGCGTCCGCGGCATCGTCAAGACCCGGCTGGTCGCCTTCCTGCTGTTCGTCGGAGCCCTGCTGATCGGCTCGGTCGCGCTGCCTCTGATGGTCGCCGGACCGGACGCGGTCGTCCGCATCGTCCCCTGGTCGACGACCGTCGTACAGGTCCTGTACTGGCCGGTCGTGATCGTCCTGTCCATCGCGTTCCTGACCACGCTCTACCACGTCTCCGTGCCCGTCCGGTCGCCGTGGATCGAGGACGTCCCCGGCGCCCTCGTCGCCCTCGCCATGTGGGTGCTCGGCAGTTTCCTGCTGCGCATCTACCTGACGAGCACCATCGAGGGCGCCACCATCTACGGCTCCCTCGCCGCCGCCGTCGCCGTCCTGCTGTGGATCGGCGTGTCCGCGTTCGCGGTACTGGTGGGCGCCGCCGTCAACGCCGCGATCGACCGGGTCTGGCCGGCCGCCGCGACCGCCGCCGCCCGCGCGGCCAACGAACGGCTGCGCCAGGAGGAGGCCGCGGAGTACGTCGCCCGCATGGCCGCGGCCCGCTCCCCCGAGGACGACGACCCGGACGATCCCGACATGCCTTCCGAGTTCCCCGAGCGGTGGTCCCGCTTCCTGCCCCCGGAGGACGTGACGGGACGCTTCCGTCCCCATGTGAAGAGCGCCGCGAAGGGAAACGGCGTGAACGGGGTGAACGGCGCGAGCAGGGGAAACGACGGCGACGACGGAGACTGCGCGAGCGGCGGAAGCAGCGTGAACACCGGAAACAGCGCAGACGCGGGGGACAGCGTGAGCCGCAAAGACAGCGGGAATCGGGGAGACAGCGGGAACGCGGGAGACAGCGGTGTCAGCGGCATTGGCGGTTTCAGCGGGGACGATGAAAACAGCGGAGCCAGGGGGACCGGCGGAAGCGGCGAGGAACAGCCTCCCCGACGGTAG
- a CDS encoding NmrA family transcriptional regulator → MTVVVTGASGRTGGRVAMAAEGAGLGVRSASRTQGFDWYDASTWADVLRGADAAYLVYPTDVGAPGAADAVGRLAREAVALGVRRLVLLSSRGEERALPTEEALRTSGADWTVVRAAWFAQNFSEGPLVEGLRSGGELVFPGGEVQEPFVDLRDVADVVVNALTEGDRYVGRTLDVSGPRLLTFREAVAEVGRAAGRELTYTPVSARQYGEQLAALGVPPEETAFLVELFESLLDGRNACLSAGVQEVLGREPRDFAEFAREAAETGVWKS, encoded by the coding sequence ATGACGGTCGTGGTGACCGGGGCGTCCGGTCGTACGGGCGGGCGGGTGGCGATGGCCGCCGAGGGGGCGGGGCTGGGCGTGCGGAGCGCCTCGCGCACGCAGGGGTTCGACTGGTACGACGCGTCCACGTGGGCGGACGTACTGCGGGGCGCCGACGCCGCGTACCTGGTGTACCCGACGGACGTGGGCGCCCCGGGTGCCGCCGACGCGGTCGGACGACTGGCCCGGGAGGCCGTGGCGCTGGGGGTGCGGCGGCTGGTGCTGTTGTCGTCGCGGGGAGAGGAGCGGGCGCTGCCCACCGAGGAGGCGCTGCGGACGTCGGGCGCGGACTGGACCGTCGTGCGAGCCGCGTGGTTCGCGCAGAACTTCAGTGAGGGGCCGCTGGTGGAGGGGCTGCGGAGCGGTGGGGAACTGGTGTTCCCGGGCGGGGAGGTCCAGGAACCGTTCGTCGACCTGCGGGACGTCGCCGATGTGGTGGTGAATGCGCTCACGGAGGGCGACCGGTACGTGGGGCGGACTCTGGACGTGTCCGGGCCGCGGCTACTGACGTTTCGGGAAGCGGTTGCGGAGGTCGGGCGCGCGGCCGGGCGCGAGCTGACGTACACACCGGTGTCCGCACGTCAGTACGGCGAGCAGTTGGCCGCTCTCGGAGTCCCGCCGGAGGAAACGGCGTTTCTGGTGGAGTTGTTCGAGTCGCTGTTGGACGGACGCAACGCCTGCCTCTCGGCGGGCGTCCAGGAGGTGCTCGGCCGCGAGCCGCGCGACTTCGCGGAATTCGCGAGGGAGGCGGCGGAAACGGGCGTCTGGAAGTCGTGA
- a CDS encoding AraC family transcriptional regulator: MDALAGLLEGPRARGALMIRACFDPPWSVRVEDRAPLTVMLMVRGEGWVTPDEGEAVRLRAGDLAIARGPAPYTCADAPGTPPQALILPGGQCAYPDGRLLNGSMDLGVRTWGDRLDGSTVVLIGTYLMRGEISGRLLDALPPLVSLTTDVWQCPLTPLLMQEIIRDEAGQEVVLDRMLDLLVIAALRAWFSRPEAAAPAWYQALADPVVGRVLRLVQDDPAHPWTVASLAAKAGVSRAAMARRFTDLVGEPPMTYLAGWRLALAADRLRDSEDTIGAIARQIGYGSAFSLSSAFKRVYGVSPQEHRTRALQGHAARGDAVG, translated from the coding sequence ATGGACGCACTCGCAGGCCTTCTGGAGGGTCCACGCGCGCGTGGCGCCCTCATGATCCGCGCGTGCTTCGATCCGCCGTGGAGCGTGCGGGTCGAGGACCGGGCCCCGCTGACGGTGATGCTCATGGTGCGCGGCGAGGGCTGGGTCACGCCGGATGAGGGGGAGGCCGTCCGACTGCGCGCCGGCGATCTCGCCATCGCCCGTGGTCCGGCCCCGTACACCTGCGCCGACGCCCCCGGGACGCCCCCACAGGCGCTGATCCTCCCCGGCGGACAGTGCGCGTACCCCGACGGACGCCTCCTGAACGGTTCCATGGACCTGGGCGTGCGCACCTGGGGCGACCGCCTCGACGGCTCCACGGTCGTCCTCATAGGCACCTACCTGATGCGGGGCGAGATCAGCGGCCGACTGCTCGACGCGCTGCCCCCGCTGGTGTCCCTCACCACCGACGTCTGGCAGTGCCCGCTCACCCCGCTCCTCATGCAGGAGATCATCCGCGACGAAGCCGGCCAGGAAGTGGTCCTCGACCGCATGCTGGACCTTCTCGTGATCGCGGCGCTGCGGGCCTGGTTCTCCCGTCCGGAAGCGGCCGCGCCCGCCTGGTACCAGGCGCTGGCCGACCCGGTCGTGGGCCGCGTCCTGCGCCTCGTCCAGGACGACCCCGCCCACCCCTGGACCGTCGCCTCCCTCGCAGCCAAGGCCGGCGTCTCCCGGGCGGCCATGGCCCGTCGCTTCACCGACCTGGTCGGCGAACCCCCGATGACCTACCTCGCCGGCTGGCGCCTCGCCCTCGCCGCCGACCGACTGCGCGACAGCGAGGACACCATCGGCGCGATCGCCCGCCAGATCGGATACGGAAGCGCGTTCTCCCTGTCCAGCGCCTTCAAGCGGGTGTACGGCGTCAGCCCTCAGGAACACCGGACAAGGGCGCTTCAGGGGCACGCGGCAAGGGGAGACGCGGTCGGGTGA
- a CDS encoding helix-turn-helix domain-containing protein: MYAERASRLAGAVVWTNTPSASTRASPVLPDGCMDLLYSEGRLLVAGPDTRAHVPDGPPVPWAGIRFFPGAAPPLLGVPAHELRDRRVELADLWPAPEVRRLTDRIATAVQPATALESLALERAAPPDPELRRLVAVLAAGRTVAATADELGIGARRLHRRSLAAFGYGPKTLARILRLQRALALAREGMPHADTAARTGYADQAHLAREVREFTGSTLRELLAAPAVTDGDAADRPCRPGAPGASGATGCPIRTDTLIPQDGDTW, translated from the coding sequence GTGTACGCGGAGCGGGCTTCCCGGCTGGCCGGGGCGGTGGTGTGGACCAACACGCCATCGGCGTCGACCCGTGCGTCTCCCGTGTTGCCCGACGGCTGCATGGACCTGCTGTACAGCGAGGGCAGGCTCTTGGTCGCCGGACCGGACACCCGGGCTCACGTCCCCGACGGTCCGCCGGTGCCCTGGGCGGGCATCCGCTTCTTCCCGGGCGCCGCGCCTCCCCTCCTCGGCGTGCCGGCTCACGAACTGCGCGACCGACGCGTGGAGTTGGCAGATCTGTGGCCGGCGCCCGAGGTGCGGCGGCTGACCGACCGGATCGCCACGGCTGTCCAACCGGCCACGGCGCTGGAGTCGTTGGCTCTGGAAAGAGCGGCTCCCCCCGACCCGGAACTGCGCCGCCTCGTCGCCGTCCTCGCCGCAGGGCGCACTGTGGCCGCGACCGCCGACGAACTCGGCATCGGGGCACGCCGGCTGCACCGTCGTTCGCTCGCCGCGTTCGGCTACGGCCCCAAGACACTGGCCCGGATCCTGCGTCTGCAACGGGCGCTCGCGCTGGCCCGCGAAGGCATGCCCCACGCGGACACGGCGGCCCGCACCGGGTACGCCGACCAAGCCCATCTGGCCCGGGAAGTAAGGGAGTTCACGGGGTCCACGCTGAGAGAACTGCTAGCCGCGCCGGCGGTGACAGATGGCGATGCCGCAGACCGGCCCTGCCGACCTGGTGCACCGGGCGCCTCCGGAGCCACCGGGTGCCCCATCCGGACGGACACATTGATCCCGCAGGACGGGGACACCTGGTGA
- a CDS encoding VOC family protein yields MSPRFDAVGLVVSDMAASVTFYRRLGFVFPEGSEEQPHAEAELPGGLRLLLDTENTVRSFHPRWQPPSGGGRASLALRCDTPQEVDTVYAELVGAGHPGELKPWDAFWGQRYAVVHDPDGNGVDLFAPLGR; encoded by the coding sequence ATGAGTCCACGATTCGATGCCGTCGGCCTGGTCGTCTCCGACATGGCCGCCTCCGTCACCTTCTACCGCCGACTGGGGTTCGTCTTCCCCGAAGGCTCAGAAGAACAGCCGCACGCCGAGGCCGAACTGCCGGGTGGGCTGCGGCTGCTGCTGGACACCGAGAACACGGTCCGTTCGTTCCATCCGCGGTGGCAGCCACCGTCAGGGGGCGGCCGGGCGTCGCTCGCACTGCGCTGTGACACACCGCAGGAGGTCGACACGGTGTACGCGGAACTGGTGGGCGCCGGTCACCCGGGCGAGCTGAAGCCCTGGGACGCCTTCTGGGGACAGCGGTACGCCGTCGTGCACGACCCTGACGGCAACGGCGTCGACCTCTTCGCGCCGCTGGGCCGGTAG
- a CDS encoding LacI family DNA-binding transcriptional regulator yields MVRTASASTSPGAPSGPTLAVVAREAGVSVPTASKVVNGREDVAPETRRRVTEALDRLGYVRRPRFDTTKPTRLVDLVVHSLDNSWSGAVLHGVEEAAYDADLDVVVSAALSRTRAGRPQRGWLDKLTARGSAGVLFNLAELTDSQYAWLEQHRIPFVMIDPVVEPPPEVVSVGAANWQGGVTATQHLLELGHERIAVIAGPRRRMCSSARVAGYRSALASAGVAHRPEYLRHGDFDESVAHRHTHELLDLPTPPTAVFVCSDRMALGVYQALAERGLRVPYDVSVVGFDDLPESRWTTPALTTVRQPLGEMAATALRLLVRMMDGEHPEGTRTELSTRLVPRASTASPPG; encoded by the coding sequence ATGGTGCGCACGGCGAGTGCGAGCACGAGTCCTGGCGCGCCGTCCGGGCCGACCCTGGCGGTCGTGGCCCGTGAGGCGGGGGTGTCGGTGCCGACCGCGTCCAAGGTGGTGAACGGCAGGGAAGACGTCGCTCCCGAGACCCGCCGCCGGGTCACCGAGGCGCTGGACCGGCTCGGTTACGTGCGCAGACCCCGCTTCGACACGACAAAGCCGACCCGTCTGGTCGACCTCGTCGTGCACTCGCTGGACAACTCGTGGTCGGGCGCGGTGCTGCACGGCGTGGAGGAGGCGGCGTACGACGCGGACCTGGACGTCGTCGTCTCGGCGGCGCTGTCCCGCACCCGCGCCGGCCGTCCGCAGCGCGGCTGGCTCGACAAGCTGACGGCCAGAGGTTCCGCCGGAGTCCTGTTCAACCTGGCCGAGTTGACGGACTCTCAGTACGCCTGGTTGGAGCAGCACCGCATCCCGTTCGTGATGATCGACCCGGTGGTCGAGCCACCGCCCGAGGTGGTCTCGGTCGGCGCGGCGAACTGGCAGGGCGGGGTGACCGCGACCCAGCACCTGCTGGAACTCGGGCACGAGCGCATCGCCGTCATCGCCGGACCGCGTCGCCGGATGTGCAGCAGCGCCAGAGTGGCGGGCTACCGCTCCGCGCTGGCGTCGGCCGGAGTCGCGCACCGCCCCGAATACCTTCGCCACGGTGACTTCGACGAGTCCGTCGCTCACCGCCACACGCACGAACTACTGGACCTGCCCACGCCGCCGACGGCCGTCTTCGTCTGCTCCGACCGCATGGCCCTGGGCGTGTACCAGGCGCTGGCCGAACGGGGGTTGCGGGTTCCGTACGACGTCAGCGTGGTCGGTTTCGACGATCTGCCGGAGTCCCGCTGGACGACCCCCGCCCTCACCACCGTCCGACAGCCACTGGGGGAAATGGCGGCGACGGCCCTGCGGTTGCTGGTGCGGATGATGGACGGGGAGCACCCGGAAGGAACTCGAACGGAACTGTCGACGCGACTCGTCCCACGGGCGAGTACGGCGTCGCCGCCGGGTTGA